A stretch of DNA from Nerophis ophidion isolate RoL-2023_Sa linkage group LG18, RoL_Noph_v1.0, whole genome shotgun sequence:
ATGTCAACAGTCTTTCTTTAGGGTTCGCATCAGAGAATCCATCTCTTTAGGTCTCCTCTGGTAAggtcaatatccatccattttctaccggttgtccctttcggggtcacgaggGGTCtcctggagactatctcagctgcattcaggcggtaggcggtgtacaccttggacaagtatcctcctcatcgcagggccaacatagatagacaggtcaccttcacagtcacattcacacactagggccaatttagtgttgccagtcaacctatccccaggtgcatgtctttggaagtgggaggaagccggagtacccagagggaacctacgcagtcacggggagaacatgcaaactccacacagaaagagcccgggattgaactcagtaccttcgtattgtaaggcccATACACAATATGTGCGAGACCAAGGCTTCATTCATCAGATACCGTCAATTTTAAGGACTATCAATAGCTCCCAGGCAGTTGGTAGAGCCTATCAGTGACTGTACAGCAAAGCACCATTCCCGAAAAGGGATTTGTAATGGTGGTCATTCAAAAGTGCATTCAACCTGTGAGAAATGCTGGTCCTTTTTGCACTTGTATGAGATCTAAACAGGAGGAGTCACTCTTACCCGGGGGAGTAGTGGTGCAAATGGATAGTGCAATAGTTGGACTGTGCGCTCTAACTGCCTGGTGGCCGAATGAAATGGAGACTTTGCGTTAGGGGAAAACACTGATCTTCCACTTATCCCACTGACGCCTCTCACTAAATGTAAAGGGGCAGGAATCCTATCTGAGAGAGGCATGAAGCGTAACAGTGGGTGATCTGTGTGCCTACCAGCCCAACATGAGTGTCTACTCTAATTATGGGCTTTGCCACACTTGGCTATTTGGAATGTGTTGGGTTGCTTTCCGTCGCCTTTTCATTGGCTGCCGCCGAATGAAACTGGCTTGATTAAAGCATCCACTGGCTACGCTGACATGCAGAGTAATAACCCAACCGATGACCTtaaccaacataaaaaaaaaaaaaaacatatgtaaagtTACAAAACAGGGTGGCCAAGTTCTGAGGCAAATAGTGCACTGGGTGATGGATGCATCAGCTAATGACAGGTGACGGGGGTTATTGCTTGTCTTGTGTTGGGGAATGGGGAGGCAGGAGCCTAACCCAGCATAATATCTGTCACTAGTCTACTTCATAATCGGTGTCGCAATTCAAGGTCACCCAACTAATACGTACACTATTTGAATGCGAATGTCAatatttgatcatattacgcctgtactggctcacctgcactggcttcctgtgcacttaagatgtgactttagggttttactacttacgtataaaatactacacggtctagctccatcctatcttgccgattgtattgtaccatatgtcccggcaagaaatctgcgttcaaaggattccggcttattagtgattcctaaagcccaaaaaaagtctgcgggctatagagtgttttccgttcgggctccagtactctggaatgtcctcccggtaacagttcgagatgctacgtcagtagaagcatttaagtctcaccttaaaactaatttgtatactctagcctttaaatagacctcctttttagaccagttgatcagccgcttcttttctttttctttttccactgtccccccctcctttgtggagggggtccggtctgatagccatggatgaagtactggctgttcagagtcgggacccaggaagtgaccgctcgtcgggacccaggatggactgctcacctgtgtatcggttggggacatctctacgatgctgagccgactccgcttgggatggcttCCTGTGGACGGCACTCTCGCTGCtatcttggatctgctttgaactgaactctcgcggctgtgttcgagccactatggattgaactttcacagtatcatgttagacccgctcgacatccattgctttcggtccccgagaaggggtgggggggggtgcccacaaatgatgtcctctccaaggttttcatagtcatcatggtcactggcgtccctctgggtgtgagttttccttgcccttatgtgggttcttccaaggatgtcgtagtcgtagtggtttgtacagtcctttgagacatttgtggctacataaataaacattgattgattgattgattatgcaaCATAAAGGCTAACCCATGGTTCAAATGCAGCCTTTTAATCTGGTATTTTCCAATTTTTACAGGATGAACCCACAACTTTCTGTTAACTTCAATATCACAATATTCTTTGTCTACCAGAGTTTGCTGTGACCATACAGTACggaaaaaatttggaaaaaaaagacttGGTAACAGTCAGAGATgcttcctcagtagaagcatttgagtTCCATCTTAaagctcatttgtatactctagcctttaaatagaccccctttttagaccagttgatctgccgttccttttcttttctcctctgccccctctCTTGTTGAGGCGGGGTAAAGGTCCgatggccacggatgaagtgctggctgtccagagtcgagacccggggGTAGACCGttcgcctgtgcatcagttgggaacatctctgcgctgctgacccgtccccgctcgggatggtctcctgctggccccaccatggactggactctcactattatgttagatccactatggactggaatttcccAATATtgtgttagacccactcaacgtccattgcatccggtctcccccggAGGGGGGTTGGGGgatgggggtcacccacatccgcggtcttctccaaggtttctcatagtcatccacattgacgtcccactgggttggttatataaatgaacattgattgattgaaaaatattcttattgAGATTTTCAGCTATGTTTTTGTTTACGTTCGTTATGATTGAAAACTGTTGAGACTGACCTGATAGGCTGCAGGTGGAATATTCCCACTGCCTTCCACTCGTTTGGAAGGCAGCTTTAAACGTCCTGGGATCTAAATACTGACTAAGCAAAGTAAAATATGTGGTTAGAAAGGCTAACATGTAGTCACTTAGCATCATGTGATGGGGAAAAGGTCGAAACATTTCACGCAACCAGGAAGTCTTCCTTCAAAGACAGATCTTTACTCTTGACGCCACTCTCAAAGATGTCTGGGAAGGTGTACCCTCCCGAGACCATGTGGGCTGATTCTTCAGAAAGTTGCATTCCCTGAATTGAGACAAAtagataaataaccattcaaactAACATTTCAAGCTACAAACAATTAGGCGTCCTGGGTTAATCAATTTATCGAACATACGGTACAAGCTTGGTACAAGTTAGTAAAATACTTGCATTCAAGGACCATGACTAGGATGATCTATCCACACTAATTGTCTCATCTTGTTACTTTAAACCGAAGACATAATTTACTGATGGATATTGATTGGTTTGCTCTGACTAAAAGCAATATCTGTAAATTAGTGTCTAGGACACGTAGTCTCCAGAACACAGGGTGACTTACACTAATTCTATTTTCAGCAGTATTACAGAAGACACAAACAGGAGTAGATACTGTATGGTTATAAATGTTACTCAGTCTTTCCTACTCTGTtgctgtctgctgtctccggCCCACCATCTCAACCTCTGCCTTCTGCCTCATGGGTGATGTTATAATGATAAACTTATCTTTATATATCTTTAAATCCCATGCGGCATCTTAAGGGATTCGTTTTCTCTGCACACTGTGCGTCTCCTCTCAAAATCGTTCGGGGCTCCTCAAACACTCGAGCTACTTACACCCAAATCAATACTGCGCAGTGTCCAAAGGAATAATTAGTTAATGGGCAAATGGATCGAGGGGGATTTCTCAAAGTGCTATGTTGGTGAAATTTGTCACGTACATGCTTCGGTTTGCCAATATCACCCGCCGAAGTCCCATTTTACTTCAATATCCAAATGTTATGAAACCTTTAGTTATTCACAAGACAAAGGGGAGAGTGTATCCAAGCAAACAACATATTGGCCTGGCTCCGTTGCAAATGTGTAACTTGGCTGGGAGCTTGCAAACAAACAAGAAAAATAACTAGCACTATAAAGGAGGTTCAAATCAATATTAATAGACTTTGGGGAATGTTGACAGGGTTAATCTTTAGGTTGCAATGATTATTATCGCACAAATGTGATTTGCTGCACATTACTGGTTATCTGATGAGAGACGTAATTACTGTTGCCTATAAAGGTCAAATTGACTCGATGCATGGTGTTAACTCATTTGTACCTCGCAGTTGACAGTATAATAAAATCAATTGTTAAACACCAATGTGTCAAAACACAAATGACTATTCTTTATAAATACCCAATTAGATACAAACATATTTAACAGGAAAGGCTGATTAACTAATCCATAATTGTATTTCCTGTCAGTATAACCAATACTAGGAAATTATGCCGACATGGCCAAACACAAACATCTCTGTgggacaataaaaacatttaaattgtgaattatatatttatatagcgcttttctctagtgactcaaagcgctttacatagtgaaacccaatatctaagttacatttaaaccagtgtaggtggcactgggagcaggtgggtaaagtgtcttgcccaaggacacaacggcagtgactaggatggcggaagcgggaatcgaacctgcaaccctcaaatagctggcacggccactctaccaaccgagctatagtgaTCCGGTTTTGAATctgactttgcatgttctccttttGCTTCTGTGGATTTTCTTCTACCTGCCCCAAAAATGTGTTACGTTGATTGAGTAGCATCAACTATCCATGGGTGTGAATGCTGGCTTGTAAATACAGTATGtgtgctgggataggctccagctcagctCGACCCTAACGACAAGCGCTCTAAAAACGTACAGCATAGTACAAACCATGATGATGTACCTACGACGATGAACATATCATCTATTTAGTACCAACATGGTAGCGATACGGTATTACAGAGTGAGCAGTATACCACACGAGGGATTTATGTGGTGGCGAAGAGCGTGAGCAGTCCTTTCACGAACGACACAATCTCGTTCCCTCCAAGCTTGGACTCGCCGTAGACGCGATCTACGAAGGAGATGGGAACCTCTCCAATGGTGTAGTTGAGCTGTCTGGCTCGGACAATCATCTCCATTTGAAAGACATAACCTTTGGACACGCAGCGCTCGACCAGACTCTCCAGGACGTCCTTCTTGTACAGTCTGAAGCTGCCCGTGAGGTCCGAGGCGCCGGGCCTCAGCATCACTTGAGTCAGAAAGTTGGCACCTCGGCTGATGAGCTTCCGGCGCAAGTCCCAACCGTAGACACCGCCGTTGCCTTGGTAACGAGTGCCAGACACCAAATCGTAATCGCCTTCTTTCTGCTTCTTGATAAACTCTGGAATGAATTTGGGATGATGGGAGAGATCAGCatccatgatgatgatgaagtttCCAGTGGCGTGCTTCATACCATGGATGTAAGCAGTGCCTAGGCCTAACTTCGACTGTCTTGGTCGTAAAAGAATTTTGTTCTCTCCATAAATTGTTTTCAGTTGTTTCGCCACCTCCAAGGTCCCGTCCGGGCTTCCGTCATCGATGACGATTATCTCGTAATTCAGTACAATGAaagcttaaaagcctactgaaacccactactaccgaccacgcagtctgatagtttatatatcaatgatgaaatcttaacatcgcaaaacatgccaatacggccggtttagtttactaaattacaattttaaatttcccgcggagtttcttgttgaaaacgtcacggaatgatgacgcgtgtttgtgacgtctcgggttataGCGATCATATTAGCCCAACACCacatacagctaaaagtcgtctcttttcatcccataattacacagtaatttggacatctgtgttgctgaatcttttgcaatttgctcaattaataatggagacgtcaaataagaatgctgcaggtggaaagcggtggattgcagctgcctttagcaccaaaacacagccggtgtttgtttgttgtgaagctttaacacagagcggtcaagcgaacatgtttctctacgtcaaccagcaagttttttggataggaaaattgtgatattaagtcgagacttgagtggattatccGACCTCcacctgtagctgtcaaaaaggcagctgtgatcttggctcctccattggcttctctaagagacactggcgttcaccgcagccctccgactcccaggtatgactttataatctcactaaaacactattaacacaataagcagataagggattttccagaattatcctagtaaatgtgtctaataacatctgaatcgctcacactgtcGTCGCTTGGAGccgttgttttttttgggggtttttttagtgcttcactctaactttcctcatccacgaatctttcatcctcgcaaaTTGTCGGTTTCTCGGTGAGAATGgctggtgtctatgattgtaatcaatgtgagaatgtgaggagccctcacaccggtgaggtcacacgcacatcgtctgctacttccggtacaggcaaggcttttttatcggcgaccaaaagttgcgaactttatcgtcggatgttctctactaaatccttacagcaaaaatatggcaatatcgcaaaatgatcaagtatgacacatagaatggacctgctatccccgtttaaataagaaaatctcatttcagtaggcctttaacacgaaGCGGAACTAGACTAAAAGCTGTAAACAGGAACAGTTCCTGGAGCCTGGCCTGCGTAGAGACACTGATCCAGACCTGAAGTTGTGGGTTGTGTCATATCACCTGCCATGAGAGGGGAAAAGCTGGCTGTCACAATGTGAGAAAGAACGGAACTTTCCGATAGTATTTATAGGATGTTTCAGTGGAACAGTGTGCGAGGGAGAGGAGACAGGATGACATATTGTTAAGTTGAAGTGCCACTGCAGGCTACAATCACCATAACAAatatgttttgtaaaaaaaacaaatacattttaagcatattctatatattttttgcctAATTAGGTGTTCAAATTTGTTGTACCTTATATATATtacagtgcatttttttttacatttatattacTATATTGTGTTGATTTATAAAGATATTCACCAAGCGGGTTTTTTGTGGGTTAGGTGGAACACAGCGGCTAGTCTTGGCGATGTTATCTCAAACCAGGCAATTAAAATGACCAACTTTTGACAGAACTACTTTTTGGCCGTGTTTACACTGCACACATTGTTTTTGCCCTCAAGTAACacagatttgattttttttttcttgccagTGTAAACGCTCCAAGACGCTTCAAATCTGCTTATTTCGCATCAGATTTggaccacatcaggaggtagcCCGAATCTGAATGACCCATATGGGACTTGTTTGTCAGCTTTAGAGCTTGAGGTGAGCTACGTCATTCGTGGACGCGGGGAAAGATTCGTCCCGCCAGGGGAAGTGGATTCTTTctcacaacatccggttttggTGAGCAAAGTTTGTTTTCGACGGCCGAATTATTGGTGCATCAATAGTCAgtagctcgggatctttttgtgtggagtttgcatgttctccccgtgactgcgtgggttcccttcgggtacttcagcttgctcccacctccaaagacatgcacctgggaataggttgattggcaacactaaattgtccctagtgtgtgaatgtggatattgtagtcagctggaggcgtgtcttaatgaaattaaacaatggatgtccggtaactttttgcaactcaacgccaaaaaaacggaaatgctgattatcggtcctgctagacaccgaactctatttaataatacaactctaacatttgacaaccaaacaattaaacaaggcgacacggtaaagaatctgggtattatcttcgacccaactctctcctttgaggcacacattaaaagcgttactaaaacggccttctttcatctccgtaatctcgctaaaattcgctccattttgtccactaaagacgctgagatcattatccatgcgtttgttacgcctcgcctcgactactgtaacgtattattttcgggtccccccatgtctagcattaaaagattacagttggtacaaaatacggctgctagacttttgacaagaacaagaaagtttgatcacattacgcctgtactggctcacctgcactggcttcctgtgcacttaagatgtgactttaaggttttactacttacgtataaaatactacacggtctagctccatcctatcttgccgattgtattgcaccatatgtcccggcaagaaatctgcgttcaaaggactccggcttgttagtgattcccaaagcccaaaaaaagtctgcgggctatagagcgttttcatttcgggctccagtactctggaatgccctcccggtaacagttcgagatgccacctcagtagaagcatttaagtctcaccttaaaactcatttgtatactctagcctttaaatagactccctttttagaccagttgatctgccgtttctttcctttttcttctatgtcccactctcccttgtggagggggtccggtccgatccggtggccatgtactacttgcctgtgtatcggctggggacatctctgcgctgctgatccgcctccgcttggtatggtttcccgctggctccgctgtgaacgggactctcgctgctgtgttggatccgctttggactggactctcgcgactgtgttggatccattgtggattgaactttcacagtatcatgttagacccgctcaacatccattgctttcctcctctccaaggttctcatagtcatcattgtcaccgacgtcccactgggtcattattgtaaccgatgtcccactgggtgtgagttttccttgcgtgggcctaccgaggatgtcgtggtggtttgtgcagccctttgagacactagtgatttagggctatataagtaaacattgattgattgattgattgtcgatctatctgtgttggccctgcggtgaggtggcaacttgtccagggtgtacaccgccttccgcccgaatgcagctgagataggctccagcgaccacccacgaccccgaatgggacaaggggtggacaatggatggatggatggagtcctacTCTGTTCCCTAGGAACCAATTAGCAGCATTGTTAAATGAATGTCTCTGACAATGTCAGTCAAAGTACTTGATATGCCCATTTTGATGCCCAGTGAGGTACATTATGGTCATTCCCACCATTCGGGGGTACCAGGATGAAAGCAATAACAATACTGAAATAAATTGCAAAAACAGTTTAATTAACAGTGCAATaactgtcatgttctgtggtcatgttttgtttagttatgttctgtttgtttaaaacttaattagttcctgtttttacgcTCCCTCGTTTGGTCACCACGACaactgattagtttcacctgcctcatttgtttggattcacgcacctgtcgctagtcagagactattatttaagcctgtaattTTCAGCTAATCTGGCTGGCGACATTGCTCACTTCATGCCATGGTTACTGACTTTCGATGCttattcatagttcatgctgctctgctcacgtcactgtaagtgtttttgtttatgaCCATAGTTCAGTTTATGTGTAGACGTTTTTTTGTTTCCTGCGCCAAGTTTTGTGCCTCTGCTGCGAGCGCCTTTTCTGTACGCCcttttgtagcttttgagttaaaattaaatcatgtatttaccttcaagcCATGTACGGTCCAgtttgtttgcatcccgggaaaacaatccacgcagcTTGCTGCAAAATAATCCCCGTTCTAACTATAAaaatgcaatacattttcataacatggtcactactgcctagtttctgttgttatattcttatttttcctgttatattttttgtcttattgatgcattttatttttattcttattgtaatattttctattttatttccatttataccgtcaagcttgccactgacagtttgtttgtattttagtttttcttctgtatgtttagtatttcctgtccttagttcctgtcagcactcttattttggttcagcttcctgttcgtCTCCCTGTGTGCAGTTTTCCCTCAGCtacagctgattggcacctggccacacctggtgtcaatcagcccggtcctattttacctgctttgttcctccagtcagtgctggattattgatttgtcgatgtcacttcttgtcatgtattatcgctcctgtcgtgtcgtaccttgtccttgcagcgtagtggtaagctatatttgtttgatgtttgtagcttactgttttttgttctctgcttccagtttgttctttcagTTTACAGGTACGACTTCtctttcctgctagatacctgttagcttccacgctaggccttttgtttgttatccgccaatGTGCGCGCTTtctgtttgaaccctttgtttgtttttgtcttagtatttaaattaaatcatgttttcctgcaaaatgcctccctccttctctgcatcttggggtttgacaCAAACTAACTCCGacatatacccccattattta
This window harbors:
- the LOC133537417 gene encoding dolichol-phosphate mannosyltransferase subunit 1-like translates to MTATICVDEMKLVGGVEEITFIVLNYEIIVIDDGSPDGTLEVAKQLKTIYGENKILLRPRQSKLGLGTAYIHGMKHATGNFIIIMDADLSHHPKFIPEFIKKQKEGDYDLVSGTRYQGNGGVYGWDLRRKLISRGANFLTQVMLRPGASDLTGSFRLYKKDVLESLVERCVSKGYVFQMEMIVRARQLNYTIGEVPISFVDRVYGESKLGGNEIVSFVKGLLTLFATT